One region of Anaeromyxobacter paludicola genomic DNA includes:
- a CDS encoding flagellar hook-length control protein FliK, which produces MSVTPSPLLPGGAAAQAARGRAPGAKAGHAAATGFAALLAAAGKPAAAAATATGAAAALAAQAGQATRALPSARPGALAERRADAPAASGPGPRRAADAERRRSPDTAGAAAPDPLASSTAAAQAAALAAAPRPAAPGPAPAARRPAAPGTGSATEVAAAAAGAREAAAGAAEGPKAAGAARAAPARGQRADDPEAGPRAFDAARPEDARRGAPAPARKAAASAEASSPAAAAPGVPVPQPTRLAAPPAHPQAAGDKPAEREPGEKRREAPASAAAAAAPATAALPAPVPEPERATRAAAPAAAAPPRPVEAPAEDQVQGAVLKNAAHLRIESPDLGDVSLHLRVRDGVAHLRLDGEAARAMADRAPELSRALAAEGLSLGRVDVTHAVSEAPRAAPQGGSDAFASADRGGRQAPDPEERPEPRRPAPQPASVPAGPAAAPSTSSLGTLHVKA; this is translated from the coding sequence ATGAGCGTCACCCCTTCCCCGCTCCTGCCCGGCGGCGCCGCCGCCCAGGCCGCCCGCGGCCGCGCCCCCGGCGCCAAGGCCGGGCACGCCGCCGCGACCGGCTTCGCGGCCCTCCTCGCCGCAGCGGGGAAGCCGGCCGCCGCCGCCGCGACCGCGACCGGGGCGGCCGCCGCCCTCGCGGCCCAGGCCGGCCAGGCGACGCGGGCCCTCCCCTCCGCCCGCCCCGGCGCGCTCGCCGAGCGTCGCGCCGACGCCCCCGCCGCGAGCGGCCCCGGCCCCCGCCGGGCCGCCGACGCCGAGCGCCGCCGTTCGCCCGACACCGCCGGCGCCGCCGCGCCGGACCCGCTCGCCTCGTCGACGGCGGCGGCGCAGGCCGCCGCGCTCGCCGCCGCGCCCCGCCCCGCCGCCCCGGGCCCGGCCCCGGCGGCCCGTCGCCCGGCGGCCCCTGGGACCGGCAGCGCGACCGAGGTCGCCGCGGCCGCCGCCGGCGCGCGCGAGGCCGCGGCGGGAGCCGCCGAGGGGCCGAAGGCGGCCGGGGCGGCGCGCGCCGCGCCCGCGCGCGGCCAGCGCGCCGACGATCCCGAGGCCGGACCGCGCGCCTTCGACGCGGCGCGCCCGGAGGACGCCCGGAGGGGCGCGCCCGCCCCGGCCCGCAAGGCCGCCGCCAGCGCCGAGGCGTCGTCGCCGGCCGCGGCCGCCCCGGGCGTGCCCGTCCCGCAGCCGACCCGGCTCGCGGCCCCGCCGGCCCACCCCCAGGCCGCGGGGGACAAGCCGGCGGAGCGGGAGCCCGGCGAGAAGCGGCGCGAGGCCCCGGCGAGCGCCGCCGCCGCCGCGGCGCCGGCGACGGCCGCGCTCCCCGCGCCGGTCCCGGAGCCCGAGCGCGCCACCCGCGCCGCCGCGCCGGCCGCGGCGGCGCCGCCCCGCCCCGTCGAGGCGCCGGCGGAGGACCAGGTGCAGGGCGCCGTGCTGAAGAACGCCGCCCACCTCCGCATCGAGTCGCCCGACCTCGGCGACGTCTCGCTCCACCTGCGGGTGCGCGACGGCGTGGCCCACCTCCGGCTCGACGGCGAGGCCGCGCGCGCGATGGCCGACCGCGCCCCCGAGCTCTCCCGCGCCCTCGCCGCCGAGGGGCTCTCCCTCGGCCGCGTGGACGTGACGCACGCCGTCTCCGAGGCGCCGCGCGCCGCGCCCCAGGGCGGCTCCGACGCCTTCGCGAGCGCGGATCGGGGCGGCCGCCAGGCCCCGGATCCGGAGGAGCGCCCGGAGCCGCGCCGCCCGGCGCCGCAGCCCGCCTCCGTCCCGGCCGGTCCCGCCGCCGCGCCCTCCACCTCCTCTCTCGGCACGCTGCACGTGAAGGCTTAA
- a CDS encoding flagellar hook assembly protein FlgD → MDTSAVNSTANIAGTTATTTGKSTLGKDDFLKLMLAQLQNQDPTQPVDNQAFVAQMAQFSSVEQLQNVNDQLGNLLLAQNSGNQMSFASMVGKDVLFNTDGVTLVPGQAAQVQASLADSADKVSAVITNASGKVVRTIQLGARQAGDLAVSWDGRDDDAQALPAGDYKIAVSAYKANGDKVGVTERSTGTVTGVRYENGAALLLVGGRKVPLSDVLEIDQHQATSTNAGA, encoded by the coding sequence ATGGACACCTCCGCCGTCAACTCGACCGCCAACATCGCGGGCACCACCGCGACGACCACCGGCAAGAGCACCCTCGGGAAGGACGACTTCCTGAAGCTCATGCTGGCGCAGCTCCAGAACCAGGACCCGACGCAGCCGGTGGACAACCAGGCCTTCGTCGCGCAGATGGCGCAGTTCTCGAGCGTGGAGCAGCTGCAGAACGTGAACGACCAGCTCGGCAACCTGCTGCTCGCCCAGAACTCCGGGAACCAGATGTCCTTCGCCTCGATGGTGGGCAAGGACGTCCTCTTCAACACCGACGGCGTGACGCTCGTCCCCGGCCAGGCGGCGCAGGTCCAGGCCTCGCTCGCCGACTCGGCCGACAAGGTCTCGGCGGTCATCACCAACGCCAGCGGCAAGGTGGTGCGGACCATCCAGCTCGGGGCGCGCCAGGCCGGCGACCTCGCCGTGAGCTGGGACGGGCGGGACGACGACGCCCAGGCCCTCCCGGCCGGCGACTACAAGATCGCGGTGAGCGCCTACAAGGCCAACGGCGACAAGGTGGGCGTGACGGAGCGGTCCACCGGGACGGTCACCGGCGTCCGCTACGAGAACGGCGCGGCGCTGCTCCTCGTGGGCGGCCGCAAGGTGCCGCTCTCCGACGTCCTCGAGATCGATCAGCACCAGGCAACCTCCACGAACGCGGGCGCCTAG
- a CDS encoding flagellar hook protein FlgE, with product MSLLSSMNAGTSGMQSASAELSVVSDNIANSNTVGFKAGRAAFEDVLSSSVGGTETGLGSRLSGIQKMFMQGALTSTGVSTDLALQGNGMFVLKGSQGGQTGTFYSRAGQFTVDKDGYMVNLQGLKVQGFLADQSGQITSSSSDLLVGNASATPKATSAITVKANLQADATTPAAAWDPTDPSSTSNFSTSLTVYDSLGTAHQVQAFFRKTGTGAWDWHALTDGSGVAGGTAGTASEIASGTLSFDTSGKLTAVTQTSSFNPAGASGPQALSFNFGDPTGAGGTGLAGITQFSAASATTFLGQDGYASGQLASIQVDATGTVTGVFSNGQSRPLGQVAVASFTAQDQLARVGGNLFTGTLAAGTPVIGTPGQGGRATITSGALEQSNVDLADQFVRMISAQRAFEANSKTITTTDQLLSELIQSKR from the coding sequence ATGAGCCTCCTCTCCTCCATGAACGCCGGGACCAGCGGGATGCAGTCGGCCTCCGCCGAGCTCTCGGTGGTGAGCGACAACATCGCCAACTCCAACACCGTCGGCTTCAAGGCCGGCCGGGCCGCCTTCGAGGACGTGCTCTCGAGCAGCGTCGGCGGCACCGAGACCGGCCTCGGCTCGCGCCTCTCCGGCATCCAGAAGATGTTCATGCAGGGCGCCCTCACCAGCACCGGGGTCTCGACCGACCTCGCGCTCCAGGGCAACGGCATGTTCGTGCTGAAGGGCTCGCAGGGCGGCCAGACCGGCACGTTCTACTCGCGCGCCGGCCAGTTCACCGTGGACAAGGACGGCTACATGGTGAACCTCCAGGGCCTGAAGGTGCAGGGCTTCCTGGCCGACCAGAGCGGGCAGATCACCTCCAGCTCCTCCGACCTGCTCGTCGGCAACGCCTCGGCCACCCCCAAGGCCACCTCGGCCATCACCGTGAAGGCCAACCTCCAGGCCGACGCGACCACCCCGGCCGCCGCCTGGGACCCGACCGACCCGAGCAGCACCTCCAACTTCTCCACCAGCCTCACCGTGTACGACTCGCTCGGCACCGCCCACCAGGTGCAGGCCTTCTTCCGCAAGACCGGCACCGGGGCCTGGGACTGGCACGCCCTCACCGACGGCTCCGGCGTGGCCGGCGGCACCGCCGGCACGGCGAGCGAGATCGCGAGCGGCACGCTCTCCTTCGACACGAGCGGCAAGCTCACGGCGGTGACGCAGACGAGCTCGTTCAACCCGGCCGGCGCGTCGGGCCCGCAGGCGCTCTCCTTCAACTTCGGCGACCCCACCGGCGCGGGCGGCACCGGCCTCGCCGGCATCACCCAGTTCTCGGCCGCCTCGGCCACCACCTTCCTCGGCCAGGACGGCTACGCCTCGGGCCAGCTCGCCTCGATCCAGGTGGACGCGACCGGCACGGTCACCGGCGTCTTCTCGAACGGCCAGTCGCGGCCGCTCGGCCAGGTGGCGGTGGCGAGCTTCACCGCCCAGGACCAGCTGGCGCGCGTGGGCGGCAACCTCTTCACCGGCACGCTCGCGGCCGGCACCCCGGTCATCGGCACCCCGGGTCAGGGCGGACGCGCCACCATCACCTCCGGCGCGCTCGAGCAGTCGAACGTGGACCTCGCCGACCAGTTCGTGCGGATGATCTCGGCGCAGCGCGCCTTCGAGGCCAACTCGAAGACCATCACCACCACCGACCAGCTCCTCTCCGAGCTCATCCAGTCGAAGCGCTAG
- a CDS encoding flagellar FlbD family protein — translation MICLTRLDGQELVVNADHILTVERTPDTMMLLTTGLRLMVRETVEDVVSRTVEYRRTIARGPLVHDAAVLPFGRRAPAEP, via the coding sequence ATGATCTGTCTCACGCGACTGGACGGGCAGGAGCTCGTGGTCAACGCCGACCACATCCTCACCGTCGAGCGCACCCCCGACACCATGATGCTGCTCACCACTGGCCTGCGGCTCATGGTGCGCGAGACCGTGGAGGACGTGGTGTCGCGCACGGTGGAGTACCGCCGGACCATCGCCCGGGGGCCGCTGGTGCACGACGCCGCCGTGCTCCCCTTCGGCCGCCGCGCGCCGGCGGAGCCCTGA
- a CDS encoding flagellar motor protein — translation MDLSTILGIVIAFGGILGGQALEGGHIGSIVQGTAFLIIMGGTVGAVMIAFPLKDFLKGMKLAKAAFTDKKVDLTAVTREILEYAGVARKEGVLALEGRLAKVEDPFLRKGLQFVVDGVDPNVTRSSLETAIEAAFSEEAIGAKVWESAGGFAPTIGILGAVLGLIHVMENLSDPSKLGGGIATAFVATVYGVGFANIFFLPMSTKIKRKLGVEKERKTLIAEGVLAIQEGINPRVLEEKLRAFTGEAEGGEAEKKAA, via the coding sequence ATGGACCTCTCGACCATCCTCGGCATCGTCATCGCCTTCGGCGGCATCCTCGGCGGCCAGGCGCTGGAGGGCGGCCACATCGGCTCCATCGTCCAGGGCACCGCCTTCCTCATCATCATGGGCGGCACCGTCGGCGCGGTGATGATCGCGTTCCCGCTGAAGGACTTCCTCAAGGGGATGAAGCTCGCCAAGGCGGCCTTCACGGACAAGAAGGTGGACCTCACCGCGGTGACCCGCGAGATCCTCGAGTACGCCGGCGTGGCCCGCAAGGAGGGCGTGCTCGCGCTCGAGGGCCGCCTCGCCAAGGTCGAGGACCCGTTCCTGCGCAAGGGGCTCCAGTTCGTGGTGGACGGCGTCGACCCGAACGTCACCCGCTCCTCGCTCGAGACCGCGATCGAGGCCGCCTTCTCCGAGGAGGCGATCGGCGCCAAGGTCTGGGAGTCGGCCGGCGGCTTCGCGCCGACCATCGGCATCCTGGGCGCGGTGCTCGGCCTCATCCACGTGATGGAGAACCTCTCCGACCCGTCGAAGCTGGGCGGCGGCATCGCCACCGCCTTCGTGGCGACCGTCTACGGCGTGGGCTTCGCGAACATCTTCTTCCTGCCCATGTCCACCAAGATCAAGCGCAAGCTCGGCGTCGAGAAGGAGCGCAAGACGCTCATCGCCGAGGGCGTGCTGGCCATCCAGGAGGGCATCAACCCCCGCGTCCTCGAAGAGAAGCTCCGCGCGTTCACCGGCGAGGCCGAGGGCGGCGAGGCGGAGAAGAAGGCCGCCTAG
- a CDS encoding OmpA/MotB family protein, translating into MAKKHHEEEHENHERWLVSYADFMTLLMAFFVVMYSVSRVDNKKLAQTAKAIQWALHFSGTGGVGQLPIFEGPATSESMGGPANIGAGALAVGQDQMRAIETLRRRIESRVKAYVMERPGQKLYVTVAVDGRRLMVRLAASEFFDSGMAALRPQILPVLDGIAAELVPLGQPLRVEGHTDDQPTQGGRFRTNWELSAARAATVVGYLEEAHRVPPELLSAVGLGSTHPIDTSGSPEARELNRRVELVVELPPDARLQPAAHGPAAPPAGSGRPEAPAPAPAPAAAPAPSPAAAPPPAASPAAPPASPEAAAPAPASAPAPAAP; encoded by the coding sequence ATGGCGAAGAAGCACCACGAGGAGGAGCACGAGAACCACGAGCGCTGGCTCGTCTCCTACGCCGACTTCATGACGCTGCTGATGGCGTTCTTCGTGGTCATGTACTCGGTGAGCCGCGTGGACAACAAGAAGCTGGCCCAGACCGCCAAGGCGATCCAGTGGGCCCTCCACTTCTCCGGCACCGGCGGCGTCGGGCAGCTGCCCATCTTCGAGGGCCCCGCCACCAGCGAGTCGATGGGCGGCCCGGCCAACATCGGCGCGGGCGCGCTGGCCGTCGGGCAGGACCAGATGCGCGCCATCGAGACCCTGCGCCGGCGCATCGAGTCCCGGGTCAAGGCCTACGTGATGGAGCGCCCGGGGCAGAAGCTCTACGTCACCGTGGCGGTGGACGGGCGCCGGCTCATGGTCCGGCTCGCCGCCTCGGAGTTCTTCGACTCGGGGATGGCCGCGCTGCGGCCGCAGATCCTGCCGGTGCTCGACGGCATCGCCGCCGAGCTGGTGCCGCTCGGCCAGCCGCTGCGCGTGGAGGGGCACACCGACGACCAGCCGACCCAGGGCGGCCGCTTCCGCACCAACTGGGAGCTCTCCGCCGCGCGCGCGGCGACGGTGGTCGGCTACCTCGAGGAGGCGCACCGCGTCCCGCCCGAGCTCCTGTCGGCGGTCGGCCTCGGCTCGACGCACCCCATCGACACGAGCGGCTCGCCCGAGGCCCGCGAGCTGAACCGGCGGGTGGAGCTGGTGGTGGAGCTGCCGCCCGACGCCCGGCTCCAGCCGGCGGCGCACGGGCCGGCGGCGCCGCCCGCGGGCTCGGGCCGCCCCGAGGCGCCCGCGCCGGCGCCGGCCCCCGCGGCCGCCCCGGCGCCGAGCCCCGCCGCGGCGCCGCCCCCGGCGGCGAGCCCCGCCGCGCCGCCGGCCTCCCCCGAGGCCGCCGCGCCGGCCCCGGCCTCCGCCCCGGCGCCCGCCGCGCCGTGA
- a CDS encoding chemotaxis protein CheA codes for MSARAGENGNQGGERGRSPAVILEEIAAAVVLADSMDPESLTQLAARFQELEVAAPEPRIAARAGECAELLTRAAAAAEDADRASALGVVGDATSLLQQALAGGEWPAEPAAAAAAGPVEKVERDEETVMLFGEFLQESGDGLTRVDGILMKVEQAQADAESVNALFRVFHTIKGTAGFLELEAVVALAHTTETMLNCCRQHTLALSGPVVDVVFDATALMRRMIEDVQTAIEKGLPFGRPGELTGLLAKIEAVTATAAPGEDGPPAAAPSPAPVAAPAPAPTPTPAPVPTPIAAPAPVAAPTPVAPTPVAAAPAPAPAVAPPPPAPTLTPVSAGGSSEPVRIKETIKVDLERVDSLVEMIGELVVVESMVVNAPEISAVESVRVRNCLAQLAKVTRDLQDVGMRMRMVPVSGVFQKMARMVRDLGKRAGKQVRMVLTGEQTEMDRSMVEQIADPLVHMIRNGIDHGIESPEDRAKAGKPAECVIRLSAYHEGGHICIEVADDGRGLDKDAILRKARAQGLVKEGEELPDERIHALIFAPGFSTAKKVTEISGRGVGMDVVKRNVEAMRGRVVISTVKGQGTTFKIILPLTLAIIDGMLVACGEERYIVPTLSIVESVQPEPSMLVSLAGANEMINLRGEILPLVRLDRLFGISNAKSEPTEALVVVLEGVGRRLGLLVDEVVTQQQVVIKSMGSGLSETPFVSGAAILADGHVGLILNVDEIAGGIHEKGHRELYARQQQTSPAGSKSAA; via the coding sequence ATGAGCGCGCGCGCAGGCGAGAACGGGAACCAGGGGGGGGAGCGTGGGCGCTCGCCGGCCGTCATCCTCGAGGAGATCGCCGCGGCGGTGGTGCTGGCCGACTCGATGGATCCCGAGTCCCTGACCCAGCTCGCCGCGCGCTTCCAGGAGCTCGAGGTGGCCGCGCCGGAGCCCCGGATCGCCGCCCGCGCCGGGGAGTGCGCCGAGCTCCTCACCCGGGCCGCCGCCGCCGCAGAGGACGCGGACCGGGCCAGCGCGCTCGGCGTGGTCGGCGACGCCACCAGCCTCTTGCAGCAGGCGCTCGCGGGCGGCGAATGGCCCGCCGAGCCCGCCGCGGCCGCGGCCGCGGGCCCGGTGGAGAAGGTGGAGCGCGACGAGGAGACCGTCATGCTCTTCGGCGAGTTCCTGCAGGAGAGCGGGGACGGGCTCACCCGGGTGGACGGCATCCTCATGAAGGTGGAGCAGGCGCAGGCCGACGCCGAGTCGGTGAACGCCCTCTTCCGCGTGTTCCACACCATCAAGGGCACCGCCGGCTTCCTCGAGCTCGAGGCGGTGGTGGCCCTCGCCCACACCACCGAGACGATGCTCAACTGCTGCCGGCAGCACACGCTGGCGCTGTCGGGCCCGGTGGTGGACGTGGTCTTCGACGCCACGGCGCTCATGCGCCGGATGATCGAGGACGTCCAGACCGCCATCGAGAAGGGGCTGCCCTTCGGCCGGCCGGGGGAGCTCACCGGCCTGCTCGCCAAGATCGAGGCCGTGACCGCGACCGCCGCGCCCGGCGAGGACGGGCCGCCGGCCGCGGCCCCCTCCCCGGCGCCCGTCGCGGCACCCGCGCCCGCGCCGACCCCCACGCCGGCCCCCGTGCCGACCCCGATCGCGGCCCCGGCGCCCGTCGCCGCGCCCACGCCGGTCGCCCCGACGCCGGTCGCCGCCGCGCCGGCGCCCGCCCCGGCCGTCGCCCCGCCGCCCCCCGCCCCCACGCTCACGCCGGTCTCGGCCGGCGGGTCCTCCGAGCCGGTGCGCATCAAGGAGACCATCAAGGTCGATCTCGAGCGCGTGGACAGCCTGGTGGAGATGATCGGCGAGCTGGTGGTCGTCGAGTCGATGGTGGTGAACGCCCCCGAGATCTCCGCCGTGGAGTCGGTGCGGGTGCGCAACTGCCTGGCCCAGCTCGCCAAGGTGACGCGCGACCTGCAGGACGTTGGCATGCGGATGCGCATGGTCCCGGTCTCCGGCGTCTTCCAGAAGATGGCGCGCATGGTCCGCGACCTCGGCAAGCGGGCCGGCAAGCAGGTGCGCATGGTCCTCACCGGCGAGCAGACCGAGATGGACCGGAGCATGGTCGAGCAGATCGCCGACCCGCTCGTCCACATGATCCGCAACGGGATCGACCACGGCATCGAGTCGCCGGAGGACCGCGCGAAGGCCGGCAAGCCGGCCGAGTGCGTCATCCGCCTCAGCGCCTACCACGAGGGCGGCCACATCTGCATCGAGGTGGCCGACGACGGCCGAGGCCTGGACAAGGACGCCATCCTCCGCAAGGCCAGGGCGCAGGGGCTCGTCAAGGAGGGCGAGGAGCTCCCCGACGAGCGGATCCACGCGCTCATCTTCGCCCCCGGCTTCTCCACCGCCAAGAAGGTCACCGAGATCTCCGGCCGCGGGGTGGGCATGGACGTGGTGAAGCGGAACGTGGAGGCCATGCGCGGCCGCGTCGTCATCTCGACCGTGAAGGGCCAGGGGACCACCTTCAAGATCATCCTGCCGCTCACGCTCGCCATCATCGACGGCATGCTCGTGGCCTGCGGCGAGGAGCGCTACATCGTCCCCACCCTCTCCATCGTGGAGTCGGTGCAGCCCGAGCCCTCGATGCTGGTGTCGCTGGCCGGCGCGAACGAGATGATCAACCTGCGCGGCGAGATCCTGCCGCTGGTCCGGCTCGACCGGCTGTTCGGCATCTCCAACGCCAAGAGCGAGCCCACCGAGGCGCTGGTGGTGGTCCTCGAGGGCGTCGGGCGGCGGCTCGGGCTGCTCGTGGACGAGGTGGTCACGCAGCAGCAGGTGGTCATCAAGAGCATGGGGTCGGGGCTCTCCGAGACGCCGTTCGTCTCCGGGGCCGCGATCCTCGCCGACGGGCACGTGGGGCTCATCCTCAACGTGGACGAGATCGCCGGCGGCATCCACGAGAAGGGCCACCGCGAGCTGTACGCGCGCCAGCAGCAGACCTCACCCGCCGGCTCGAAGAGCGCGGCGTAG
- a CDS encoding chemotaxis protein CheW, whose protein sequence is MSTATEVTPDQGPVNAGMAQLGGKYMTFKLAEEEYGLEILKVREIIGFMEVTRVPRTPEFIRGVINLRGKVIPVIDLRLKFAMPRTEATDQTVIIVVQCQLGDKQLTMGILVDQVLEVLSIDGPQIEPPPSFGTSAVDTEFILGVGKAEKRVIFLLDIDKVLSTEEAKAVAQAQVA, encoded by the coding sequence ATGAGCACCGCCACCGAAGTCACCCCCGACCAGGGCCCCGTCAACGCCGGCATGGCGCAGCTCGGCGGGAAGTACATGACCTTCAAGCTCGCCGAGGAGGAGTACGGCCTCGAGATCCTGAAGGTCCGCGAGATCATCGGCTTCATGGAGGTGACGCGGGTGCCGCGCACGCCGGAGTTCATCCGCGGCGTGATCAACCTGCGCGGCAAGGTCATCCCGGTGATCGACCTGCGCCTCAAGTTCGCCATGCCGCGCACCGAGGCCACCGACCAGACGGTCATCATCGTGGTCCAGTGCCAGCTCGGCGACAAGCAGCTCACCATGGGCATCCTGGTGGACCAGGTCCTCGAGGTGCTCTCCATCGACGGGCCGCAGATCGAGCCGCCGCCCTCCTTCGGCACCTCGGCCGTGGACACCGAGTTCATCCTCGGCGTGGGCAAGGCCGAGAAGCGCGTCATCTTCCTCCTGGACATCGACAAGGTGCTCTCCACCGAGGAGGCCAAGGCGGTCGCCCAGGCGCAGGTCGCCTGA
- a CDS encoding chemotaxis protein CheD: MALITVEISDLRVSADQDSTLVTYALGSCIAVMVHDPLRKVAGMIHYMLPLSETSAQKAAERPAMFADTGIPLLFKTMYGYGCEKKDLVVKVAGGGALYDDQGLFSIGKRNYTVLRKLFWKNGIIIAAEDVGGARSRTVRLEVLSGRCTVQSQGEELAL; the protein is encoded by the coding sequence ATGGCGCTCATCACCGTCGAGATCAGCGACCTGCGGGTCAGCGCCGACCAGGACTCCACCCTGGTGACCTACGCGCTCGGGTCGTGCATCGCCGTCATGGTGCACGACCCGCTGCGCAAGGTCGCCGGGATGATCCACTACATGCTGCCGCTCTCCGAGACCTCGGCCCAGAAGGCCGCGGAGCGGCCGGCCATGTTCGCCGACACCGGCATCCCCCTGCTGTTCAAGACCATGTACGGCTACGGCTGCGAGAAGAAGGACCTCGTGGTCAAGGTGGCCGGGGGCGGCGCCCTCTACGACGACCAGGGGCTCTTCTCGATCGGCAAGCGCAACTACACCGTGCTGCGGAAGCTGTTCTGGAAGAACGGCATCATCATCGCGGCCGAGGACGTGGGCGGCGCCCGGTCGCGCACCGTCCGGCTCGAGGTGCTCTCCGGACGCTGCACCGTGCAGTCCCAGGGCGAGGAGCTCGCGCTGTGA
- a CDS encoding HDOD domain-containing protein encodes MITPDRIAGAIAQLPTLSTVATRLWSLTRDERSSVADFEAVIRPDPALTANLLRYANSAWFAPRSRAESVRQAVVLLGVKRVCEVATLAAAARVVPPRLPGYGLDALGFWQHCVAVAVLSERLSGELGLRPPDLTFTAGLLHDIGKLAICSFVADQSDEILSGLREGLSFVSAERRVLGLDHAEIGAAVARAWNLPPQVADVAAWHHDPGRAPDSVDRALVDLVHVADGLAQLVGFGNDVGELAREIDRGTRQRLGLKVQQLERAAGDCLEPIREMGALFAPAGGPR; translated from the coding sequence GTGATCACCCCCGACCGCATCGCCGGCGCGATCGCCCAGCTGCCCACCCTCTCCACCGTCGCCACCCGGCTCTGGTCGCTCACCCGCGACGAGCGCTCCAGCGTGGCCGACTTCGAGGCGGTGATCCGGCCCGACCCGGCCCTGACCGCCAACCTGCTCCGCTACGCCAACTCCGCCTGGTTCGCGCCGCGCTCCCGCGCCGAGTCGGTGCGCCAGGCGGTGGTCCTCCTCGGGGTGAAGCGGGTGTGCGAGGTGGCGACCCTCGCCGCGGCCGCGCGCGTGGTCCCGCCGCGGCTCCCGGGCTACGGCTTGGACGCCCTCGGCTTCTGGCAGCACTGCGTGGCCGTGGCCGTCCTCTCGGAGCGGCTCTCGGGCGAGCTCGGGCTGCGCCCGCCCGACCTCACCTTCACGGCCGGGCTCCTGCACGACATCGGCAAGCTCGCCATCTGCAGCTTCGTCGCCGACCAGTCGGACGAGATCCTGAGCGGCCTGCGCGAGGGGCTCTCCTTCGTCTCGGCCGAGCGGCGCGTGCTCGGGCTCGACCACGCGGAGATCGGCGCCGCGGTCGCCCGCGCCTGGAACCTGCCCCCGCAGGTGGCGGACGTCGCCGCCTGGCACCACGACCCGGGCCGCGCCCCGGACTCGGTCGATCGCGCCCTGGTGGACCTCGTGCACGTGGCCGACGGCCTGGCGCAGCTGGTCGGCTTCGGGAACGACGTGGGCGAGCTCGCGCGCGAGATCGACCGCGGCACCCGCCAGCGGCTCGGCCTGAAGGTGCAGCAGCTCGAGCGCGCCGCCGGCGACTGCCTCGAACCGATCCGGGAGATGGGCGCCCTGTTCGCCCCGGCTGGAGGTCCCCGATGA
- a CDS encoding response regulator produces the protein MSYSVLVVDDSSIVRAMVKKSLAMAGLDVKVIHEAGNGEEALAVLRREWVDIVFADLNMPVMGGLELVRHMAEDRLLETVPVVIVSSEHAEARIAELKQRGARAYIKKPFRPEQFREVLGALLGAGEGGSHG, from the coding sequence ATGAGCTACAGCGTGCTGGTGGTGGACGACTCGTCCATCGTCCGCGCCATGGTCAAGAAGTCCCTCGCCATGGCCGGGCTCGACGTGAAGGTGATCCACGAGGCCGGGAACGGCGAGGAGGCGCTGGCCGTCCTGCGCCGCGAGTGGGTGGACATCGTCTTCGCCGACCTCAACATGCCGGTGATGGGCGGCCTCGAGCTGGTGCGCCACATGGCCGAGGACCGGCTGCTCGAGACCGTGCCGGTGGTGATCGTCTCCTCCGAGCACGCCGAGGCCCGCATCGCCGAGCTGAAGCAGCGCGGGGCGCGCGCGTACATCAAGAAGCCGTTCCGCCCGGAGCAGTTCCGGGAGGTGCTCGGCGCCCTGCTCGGCGCCGGCGAAGGGGGATCCCATGGCTGA
- a CDS encoding chemotaxis protein CheX, whose amino-acid sequence MAELDAGLLADQTARVLEEAAFVFLEPDDRPPAWTDEVVVARLSWTGAGDGELTLAAAPALAAELAANLLGEEDAEAAAGRADEAVGELLNMLAGALLGELCGAGTPAVLGLPRVERLAAAACQARLEGEPVRVSLVSEERRRLDAAARVGGRP is encoded by the coding sequence ATGGCTGAGCTCGACGCCGGCCTCCTGGCCGACCAGACCGCCCGCGTGCTGGAGGAGGCCGCCTTCGTCTTCCTCGAGCCCGACGACCGCCCCCCGGCCTGGACCGACGAGGTGGTCGTGGCCCGGCTCTCCTGGACCGGGGCCGGCGACGGCGAGCTGACCCTGGCGGCGGCGCCGGCGCTCGCGGCCGAGCTGGCCGCCAACCTGCTCGGGGAGGAGGACGCCGAGGCCGCCGCCGGCCGCGCCGACGAGGCGGTGGGCGAGCTGCTCAACATGCTCGCGGGGGCCCTGCTGGGCGAGCTCTGCGGCGCCGGGACCCCGGCGGTGCTGGGCCTGCCCCGGGTGGAGCGGCTCGCCGCCGCGGCCTGCCAGGCGCGGCTCGAGGGCGAGCCGGTGCGCGTGAGCCTCGTCTCCGAGGAGCGCCGGCGGCTCGACGCCGCCGCGCGGGTGGGAGGCCGCCCGTGA